The Leishmania panamensis strain MHOM/PA/94/PSC-1 chromosome 19 sequence genome contains the following window.
GATACCGCAGCTAAATCAAGCAGAGGATtatggaggggggaggaagtgcCGAGATCTTCAAACCTCtgccttttctcctttcgtACAAGCCGCTTCGAGGACGAGACACAGTCGTTTCGTTTTCCAGCACTCGAAACGACTCGCCGACACaagcccccctcctctcttcgcacacacgctccctccccctccaccaggattgcgcacgcacgcacgaggcTGTAGGCAGATATTCTCGCTCGccctcagagagagagagatgcgagCAACACAGAGATGAGAAAAAGACCACAAAGAGAAAATGCAGAGGGAAGTGAAAGGCATCGATAGCGCGCCCGCGACTTTCGTTCTTTCATCATCCGTGCTCAAGATGATTGCTGAAttgttttccccttttgttCCATTCATGCGGAATATGCTGCGTACGCAGCTTGCTTTCTCGGTTTCGTCTCCTCGTTCAGGAAAAGCAAGACGCGCGCGCCAACACACATCAAGTGAGATTCAGAGTGACTCAATATAGACGGACGCTTCATATCTTCGCTCCCTCCAATCTGTCCTTTGTCCTTCGCCCTATTCGCTCCGCACCCATCCAGCCCAGCCCGCAAGCTAGAACCAGCTCATGCAGTGCGCGGTCACAGAGAGCCGGCAGGACGTCGCTGCAACAGAAggtagaaaaaaaaagcgggaggagggaagaaagaagaCCGCGTTTCGTTTCGCCCACCTACTCTTGAGGCTTCGGAGCAGGACGGCTCTTACCCATCGGCTCACCAGCCTTGGCGCCGCGCAAGTGTACGCCGagcgccttctccatcttCACAATAacgcgctcctcctgcaccgctTTGCCATTTTCATACTCGGCCACTACGGACACACGCTCAGAgatgcgctgcgcgagatCCTGCTGTGACCAGTTCAGAGCCTGGCGCTCCTTCATGATGCGCACACGGAGGTGCGGGTCGACCTTCTTCACCTTTAGTGTCTCGTGGTCCTCGTCGAGCTTCTTCGCGTTCGCCCCAGCGCTGACGGCCTGCTGGTTGAAACGTTGATGCTCCTTCCGCTGTACCTCCACGCTTTGCCCGCTTTGCACAGCACGGTTTGCATCGCGCTCCGTTACCTTGCGAGGCTGCGTTGAGCtagtgccgccgcgctgttGGAAGTTgaagcgctgctcctcccaGTCCTGGCCCGTTAGAACAAATCCCCTCGGCATTCTCTTCTGTTCGTCTTTGATACAAatggctgtgtgtgtgtgcgtgtgtgtgcgccgaTACAAAAGTGCGAGGACAAATGCAAAAATGAGGTGAAGGCGTCGATACtaagaaaaacaaaaacaaaaaaaacgtgcGTGCGGAAGCGGATGTGCGCGGTTATGTTCGCTTGCAAGTCGGGGAATTCTGAGGTGTGCCACGTGCGAGGGCGTGCaagagaagacgaagaaaaaaaaaacgacgttggggcgaaaaaaaaaagaaggcggGAGTGTCAAAgaagagtgagtgagtgagtgaaaGGTGAAGAACGGGGGTGTGGGTCGGTGTCACATTGTGCGACTAAAACGGGTAACGCGCCTGTGCAtcgagaagggaaaggtAACGGATCGGAGTGGAGAGGATTCTCAGACggagatgccacgcactAACCCCAGAATAACTGGAGATGCATGCGttgcgagagagaaaggaaccACCACGCTGCCCTCCCGGGCACCTCCCTCCGCGTTGTCGTACTTTGGCACTCGCATGCTTCCGTTTTATCCGTCGAGCCAACGCACATCGTCAGAATCGATGCTTGACTGCCtattttgttgttgttgcggtatttttttcttctcagCTGTTGTTACTCTCAGTAATACTcaacaagagaaaaacagaaagagaagaagaacacaTGAAttgtgtgtgcatgtttgTATTTGCGCTTAGTGACATCACGACTTGTGGGGGCAGTGGGGTAAGCGGAAGGAGTGGTGGCTCCCTGCAGATGAGGAAGAAGCACaacacaagaaaaagaagtgCAGGTCGCTGGCGATGAGAAAGAGATAGCAAAAAcaaatacacgcacacacactttgttcctcttctcttctatttcacttttttttttcgcgccCCCATCGTTGTGCCCTCTTACTGTGGAGCCGTCCAACTATACTAAAGCGGGGAGAGAAGTAGGGGGGACCACTTTAATGGCGCACACATGCCCATCGGAGAGGTGAGAAAGGGGGCCTCTGGGTGatagagagaagcggcgaggacgatgacAGAAGGGTAGGGAAACGAGGTAGAGGGAATTTGACTTAACGGTGACTTTTCCGTTTTCACTTGCTACAGTCGCTcatt
Protein-coding sequences here:
- a CDS encoding multiprotein-bridging factor 1, putative (TriTrypDB/GeneDB-style sysID: LpmP.19.0160), with the translated sequence MPRGFVLTGQDWEEQRFNFQQRGGTSSTQPRKVTERDANRAVQSGQSVEVQRKEHQRFNQQAVSAGANAKKLDEDHETLKVKKVDPHLRVRIMKERQALNWSQQDLAQRISERVSVVAEYENGKAVQEERVIVKMEKALGVHLRGAKAGEPMGKSRPAPKPQE